In Deferribacter desulfuricans SSM1, the following are encoded in one genomic region:
- the trxA gene encoding thioredoxin: MALTFTEENFQKEVLESDIPVLVDFWAVWCGPCKMLAPTIDQLANELEGKVKVGKVNVDENQSLAARYGIMSIPTVMIFKDGKVVEQFIGVQPKGVYVDALNKYL; encoded by the coding sequence ATGGCATTAACTTTTACAGAAGAGAATTTCCAAAAGGAAGTATTGGAAAGTGATATCCCAGTATTAGTGGATTTCTGGGCAGTATGGTGTGGACCATGTAAAATGCTTGCCCCAACTATTGATCAGTTGGCTAATGAACTTGAAGGGAAAGTTAAAGTAGGAAAAGTAAATGTAGATGAAAATCAGAGTTTAGCTGCAAGATATGGTATAATGAGTATTCCAACTGTTATGATTTTCAAAGATGGTAAAGTGGTAGAACAATTTATAGGTGTTCAACCAAAAGGTGTATATGTTGATGCGTTAAATAAATATTTATAG
- a CDS encoding FmdB family zinc ribbon protein, with the protein MPIYEYKCKDCGKQFTKLVFKLDEEVECPSCKSKNVEKMISTISSISGGSGSSCSGGPSGFS; encoded by the coding sequence ATGCCAATATATGAATACAAATGCAAGGATTGTGGTAAGCAGTTTACAAAACTTGTATTTAAATTAGATGAAGAGGTTGAGTGTCCATCCTGTAAAAGTAAGAATGTAGAAAAAATGATTTCTACCATTTCCAGCATATCTGGTGGAAGTGGTTCTTCTTGCAGCGGTGGACCTTCAGGTTTCAGCTGA
- a CDS encoding vitamin B12-dependent ribonucleotide reductase has protein sequence MYSEKIYELLDEEPKLSANALTVLRKRYLKKDEKGNIVETPKGMFQRVAMNIALADLNYDKNADIEKTAKEFFDIMVSLKFLPNSPTLMNAGKELQQLSACFVLPVEDSLDKIFEAVKYTALIHKSGGGTGFSFSRLRPKDDVVKTTKGVSSGPVSFMTVFDSATETIKQGGTRRGANMGILRVDHPDIMEFIYAKKDKTKLTNFNLSVAVTEKFMEAVIKGEDYPLINPKDGKVVKKLNAKEVFDQMVKLAWEGGDPGIVFIDRINKDNPTPKEGEIESTNPCGEQPLLPYESCNLGSINLGKFVKNKKILWDELKKVIHTAVHFLDNVIDMNNYPIPQIEEMTKKNRKIGLGVMGWADMMALLEIPYNSEDALKLAEKVMSFIQEEGRNASVKLAEKRGSFPNFKDSIYPEKGFKMLRNATVTTIAPTGTISIIAGASSGIEPYFAIAFYRNVLDNDKLVEVNPIFKEIAKREGFYSDELMEKIAESGHLEDIDEVPEKWKRVFVTAHEISPIWHVKMQAAFQRYTDNAVSKTVNFPNEATVEDVREVYLLAYKEGCKGITIYRDGSREGQVINVGTKDKKEETQTVEIRGQFRPRPRPKVLVGKTIEMMTGCGKLYVTINQDENGEPFEVFTSMGKAGGCAQSQCEAIGRLISLVLRSGGEPETIIKQLKGISCHMRYGFGPNQVLSCADAVGKAIEQALNMPTEIKVIKQEEITVDKLLKEVEKDEKDIKNATPRNGACPECGGILNYVEGCDVCYSCGYSHCS, from the coding sequence ATGTATTCTGAAAAGATTTACGAACTTTTAGACGAAGAGCCAAAATTATCTGCAAATGCATTAACTGTATTGAGAAAAAGATATCTTAAAAAAGATGAAAAAGGGAATATAGTAGAAACTCCAAAAGGGATGTTTCAAAGAGTAGCAATGAATATTGCTTTGGCAGATCTTAATTATGATAAAAATGCTGATATTGAAAAAACTGCTAAAGAGTTTTTCGACATTATGGTTTCTCTTAAATTTTTACCCAACTCCCCTACCCTTATGAATGCTGGCAAAGAATTGCAACAGTTATCTGCTTGTTTTGTGCTACCGGTTGAAGATTCTTTGGATAAAATTTTTGAAGCTGTAAAATATACAGCGTTAATTCATAAATCTGGTGGTGGGACCGGTTTTTCTTTTTCAAGATTGAGGCCTAAAGATGATGTTGTTAAAACAACAAAAGGGGTTTCAAGTGGCCCTGTTTCTTTTATGACTGTTTTTGATTCTGCTACAGAAACAATAAAGCAAGGTGGCACAAGGCGTGGTGCAAATATGGGGATTTTAAGGGTTGATCACCCTGATATAATGGAATTTATTTACGCCAAAAAAGATAAAACAAAATTAACAAACTTTAATTTATCTGTTGCTGTAACAGAAAAATTCATGGAGGCGGTAATAAAAGGTGAAGATTACCCATTGATTAACCCTAAAGATGGCAAAGTAGTAAAAAAATTAAATGCTAAAGAAGTTTTTGACCAAATGGTAAAACTTGCTTGGGAAGGTGGAGATCCTGGTATTGTATTTATAGATAGAATTAATAAAGACAACCCTACACCTAAAGAAGGTGAAATAGAATCTACTAATCCATGCGGTGAGCAGCCATTGTTACCTTATGAGTCTTGTAATTTAGGTTCAATAAATCTTGGCAAGTTTGTAAAAAATAAGAAAATATTATGGGATGAGCTGAAAAAAGTAATACATACTGCGGTTCATTTTTTAGATAACGTAATTGATATGAACAATTATCCTATACCTCAAATTGAAGAAATGACTAAGAAAAACAGAAAAATTGGTTTAGGTGTAATGGGTTGGGCTGATATGATGGCTTTACTTGAAATCCCATACAATAGTGAAGATGCATTAAAATTGGCAGAAAAAGTTATGTCTTTTATTCAAGAAGAAGGAAGAAATGCTTCTGTAAAACTTGCAGAAAAAAGAGGAAGCTTCCCTAATTTTAAGGATAGCATATATCCTGAAAAAGGTTTTAAAATGCTGAGAAACGCTACAGTAACAACTATAGCTCCAACAGGGACTATTTCAATTATTGCTGGAGCTTCATCAGGTATAGAACCTTATTTCGCAATAGCTTTTTATAGGAATGTATTAGATAATGATAAACTTGTTGAAGTAAATCCAATTTTTAAAGAGATTGCTAAAAGAGAAGGGTTTTATAGTGATGAGCTGATGGAAAAAATTGCTGAAAGCGGACATTTAGAAGATATAGATGAAGTTCCTGAAAAATGGAAAAGGGTTTTTGTTACAGCGCATGAAATATCTCCGATATGGCATGTTAAAATGCAGGCAGCATTTCAGAGATATACTGATAATGCAGTTAGCAAAACTGTAAATTTCCCTAATGAGGCTACTGTAGAAGATGTTAGAGAAGTATATTTATTAGCTTATAAAGAGGGTTGTAAAGGTATAACAATTTATAGAGATGGTAGTCGAGAAGGACAAGTTATAAATGTAGGAACGAAAGATAAAAAAGAGGAAACTCAAACGGTTGAAATTAGGGGTCAATTTAGGCCAAGACCAAGGCCAAAAGTACTTGTGGGTAAAACTATAGAGATGATGACTGGTTGCGGAAAATTGTATGTTACTATAAATCAAGATGAAAATGGAGAACCTTTTGAAGTTTTTACGAGTATGGGGAAAGCTGGCGGATGTGCTCAAAGTCAATGCGAGGCTATAGGAAGATTGATTTCTTTGGTTCTCCGTAGTGGTGGTGAACCTGAAACAATAATTAAACAATTAAAAGGTATTTCTTGTCATATGAGATACGGTTTTGGGCCAAATCAAGTGTTAAGTTGTGCTGATGCTGTTGGAAAGGCTATTGAGCAAGCGTTGAATATGCCAACTGAAATAAAGGTAATAAAGCAGGAAGAAATAACTGTAGATAAGCTTTTAAAAGAAGTAGAAAAAGATGAAAAGGATATAAAAAATGCAACACCAAGAAATGGTGCATGTCCTGAATGTGGCGGTATTCTAAATTACGTAGAAGGGTGTGATGTTTGCTATTCCTGCGGATATTCACACTGTAGTTAA
- a CDS encoding cytochrome ubiquinol oxidase subunit I: MDYPLWLANSDIPGALVIAIVAVFHVFISHFAVGMGLFLVLAELKAIKLGNDDLKQFVKKTSGLVLLVSAVVGALTGVGIWFTIALISPAGTSALIHNFVWGWATEWIFFVLEIVTILIYYYTWDKVSDKYHVLLGWLYFVGAFMSLVIIVGIITFQLTPGKWVETRSFFDAFFNPTYIPSVIGRTGIAFLLAGLYAMVTISFIKNQNIKKDASHFAGYFVLAGSILAFLGMTWWVYAIPVDVREQMLGGNEILTNFLYYSGWITAIITILSLLFMFVVPRYINIAIALIVLILAQISFGYYEFARERVRKPFIIRDYMYSNGILVSEVEKLNENGVLSKAKWANIAGYKDKLKVGRAVFVAECKICHSLNGFNALRPKIEGLEAEDLDGILMDLDSNPLMPPFIGTEKEREALAAYLAEIAK; the protein is encoded by the coding sequence ATGGATTACCCCCTTTGGTTGGCTAATAGTGACATTCCAGGAGCCCTGGTAATTGCTATTGTAGCAGTGTTTCATGTCTTTATTTCTCATTTTGCTGTTGGTATGGGATTGTTTTTAGTTTTAGCAGAGCTTAAAGCAATAAAACTTGGCAATGATGACCTTAAACAGTTTGTTAAGAAAACTAGTGGCCTTGTTTTACTTGTTTCTGCTGTTGTTGGTGCTCTTACAGGAGTTGGTATATGGTTTACTATTGCGCTTATTTCACCTGCAGGGACATCAGCATTAATTCACAACTTTGTATGGGGATGGGCCACTGAATGGATATTCTTTGTATTAGAGATTGTAACCATACTCATATATTATTATACATGGGACAAAGTCTCAGATAAATACCATGTTTTACTTGGTTGGTTATATTTTGTTGGTGCATTTATGAGTTTGGTTATTATTGTAGGTATTATAACATTTCAATTAACACCAGGTAAGTGGGTAGAAACAAGATCATTCTTTGATGCGTTTTTCAATCCAACCTATATTCCATCAGTTATTGGTAGAACCGGTATTGCATTTTTATTAGCTGGTCTATATGCAATGGTTACAATATCTTTTATTAAAAATCAAAATATAAAAAAGGATGCTTCCCATTTTGCAGGCTATTTTGTGTTAGCTGGTTCAATTTTAGCTTTTTTGGGTATGACATGGTGGGTATATGCTATACCTGTAGATGTTAGAGAACAGATGCTGGGTGGTAATGAAATATTGACTAACTTCTTATACTATTCTGGATGGATTACCGCTATTATCACAATACTATCGCTTTTATTTATGTTTGTAGTGCCAAGATACATAAATATTGCAATTGCATTAATTGTATTGATTTTAGCTCAAATCAGTTTTGGATATTATGAGTTTGCAAGAGAAAGGGTTAGAAAACCATTTATTATAAGAGACTATATGTATTCTAACGGAATTCTTGTTTCTGAGGTTGAAAAGCTAAATGAAAATGGTGTTTTATCTAAAGCAAAATGGGCAAACATAGCTGGTTACAAGGATAAACTTAAAGTGGGAAGAGCTGTATTTGTAGCTGAATGTAAAATTTGCCACTCCCTAAATGGGTTTAATGCCTTAAGACCTAAAATTGAAGGGTTAGAAGCTGAAGATCTTGATGGTATTTTAATGGATTTAGATTCAAACCCATTAATGCCACCTTTTATTGGTACTGAGAAAGAAAGAGAAGCTTTAGCTGCTTATTTAGCAGAAATAGCGAAGTAG
- the ald gene encoding alanine dehydrogenase: MIIGIPKEIKTNENRVSVTPSGVAEFIKNGHKVIIEKNAGLGSGITDDEYIKEGAEIVETADEVFNKADMIIKVKEPQQVEIEKMKEGQIIFTYLHLAPDKEQTLGLMKKKVVAIAYETIEVNGKLPLLEPMSEIAGKMSSIMGAYYLAKPYGGAGVLAGGVAGVHSAKFVILGGGTAGLNAAKIAAGLGARVVVMDINLERMRYLEDILPKNCEVIMSNKLNILKEIQDADCVIGTVLIPGARAPKLITKDMLKLMKKGSVIVDVSIDQGGCVETSRPTTHQKPVYEVDGVLHYCVANMPGAYARTSTFALTNATLPFALELANKGWKTACKENESLKKGLNVVNGVITCKPVAEAHDLDFVDPDELL, encoded by the coding sequence ATGATAATAGGAATACCAAAAGAGATTAAAACTAATGAAAACCGAGTTAGTGTTACACCTTCTGGTGTAGCTGAGTTTATAAAAAATGGGCACAAAGTTATAATTGAGAAAAATGCTGGTTTAGGTAGCGGTATTACAGATGATGAGTATATCAAAGAGGGTGCTGAAATAGTTGAAACTGCAGATGAAGTTTTTAATAAAGCTGATATGATAATCAAAGTTAAGGAACCACAACAGGTTGAAATAGAAAAAATGAAAGAAGGGCAAATTATTTTTACTTACCTTCATTTAGCACCAGACAAAGAACAAACTTTGGGGTTAATGAAAAAGAAAGTGGTTGCAATAGCTTATGAAACAATAGAAGTAAACGGTAAGTTGCCTCTACTTGAACCAATGAGCGAAATTGCTGGCAAAATGTCATCAATTATGGGTGCATACTATCTAGCAAAACCTTATGGTGGAGCTGGTGTTTTAGCTGGAGGTGTTGCTGGTGTTCATAGTGCTAAATTTGTAATTTTAGGTGGTGGGACAGCTGGTTTAAACGCTGCAAAAATTGCTGCTGGACTTGGGGCAAGAGTAGTTGTTATGGATATAAATTTAGAAAGAATGAGATATCTTGAAGATATTTTACCAAAAAATTGTGAAGTAATTATGTCTAACAAATTAAATATTTTAAAAGAGATTCAAGATGCTGATTGTGTTATAGGCACTGTTCTTATACCAGGCGCAAGAGCTCCTAAATTGATTACAAAAGATATGCTAAAGCTTATGAAAAAAGGTTCAGTAATAGTAGATGTGAGTATTGATCAAGGTGGTTGTGTCGAAACATCAAGGCCTACAACTCATCAAAAACCAGTTTATGAGGTTGATGGAGTTTTACATTACTGTGTTGCAAATATGCCAGGAGCATACGCAAGGACATCTACATTTGCACTAACTAATGCAACACTACCTTTTGCCCTTGAATTAGCTAACAAAGGGTGGAAGACTGCTTGCAAAGAAAATGAATCATTAAAGAAAGGGCTTAATGTTGTAAATGGAGTAATAACATGTAAACCAGTAGCTGAAGCTCATGATTTAGATTTTGTTGACCCAGATGAGTTGCTATGA
- a CDS encoding acetyl-CoA carboxylase carboxyltransferase subunit alpha has product MAIQPLPFETQIFELEKKIEELKKVSELSDQSLSKEIESLEKKLEQVKANIYKSLTPQQKVMVARHPNRPYTLDFVKYIFEDFVELHGDRLFRDDPAIVCGIAKFDGEPVTIVGHQKGKNTKENIYRNFGMAHPEGYRKALRVFQLAEKFRRPIITFVDTPGAFPGIEAEERGQAEAIARNLREMAGLTVPMITIITGEGGSGGALAIAMGNRVLMLEHSIYAVISPEGCASILWKDASYSDKAAEALKLTAQDLLKLKVIDEIIKEPVGGAHRDHLETAKNVKYAIRKHLNELMAMSSDKLFEDRYMKYRNIGVFAEAK; this is encoded by the coding sequence ATGGCGATTCAACCTTTACCATTTGAAACACAGATTTTTGAGCTTGAAAAAAAGATTGAAGAGTTAAAGAAAGTTTCTGAGCTTTCAGATCAATCTTTAAGTAAAGAAATAGAAAGTTTAGAAAAAAAATTGGAGCAGGTTAAAGCAAATATATATAAGTCTCTCACTCCTCAGCAGAAAGTTATGGTTGCTAGACACCCAAACCGTCCTTACACATTAGATTTTGTCAAATATATTTTTGAAGACTTTGTTGAGCTACATGGTGATCGTCTTTTTAGAGACGATCCAGCTATTGTTTGCGGAATTGCAAAATTTGATGGTGAACCTGTTACAATAGTTGGTCATCAAAAAGGTAAAAATACAAAAGAAAATATATATAGAAATTTTGGGATGGCACATCCTGAAGGGTATAGGAAAGCTTTAAGAGTATTTCAATTAGCTGAGAAATTTAGAAGACCGATAATTACATTTGTAGATACACCAGGGGCTTTTCCAGGGATAGAAGCAGAGGAAAGAGGGCAGGCTGAAGCTATAGCAAGAAATTTAAGAGAAATGGCAGGTTTAACTGTTCCAATGATTACTATAATAACTGGTGAAGGTGGTAGTGGTGGAGCTTTAGCAATTGCAATGGGCAATAGAGTTTTAATGTTAGAGCACTCTATTTATGCGGTTATCAGTCCAGAGGGGTGTGCTTCAATACTATGGAAAGATGCTTCCTACTCTGATAAAGCTGCAGAAGCATTAAAGTTAACTGCTCAAGATTTATTGAAATTAAAAGTAATCGATGAAATAATAAAAGAACCAGTGGGCGGCGCACATAGAGATCATTTAGAAACTGCTAAAAATGTAAAATATGCTATCAGAAAGCATCTAAACGAGTTGATGGCTATGTCATCTGATAAACTGTTTGAAGATCGTTATATGAAATATAGAAATATTGGGGTTTTTGCTGAAGCTAAATGA
- the mutL gene encoding DNA mismatch repair endonuclease MutL, which translates to MRKINVLPDDVANKIAAGEVVERPFNVVKELVENSLDAGATKIEIELIDGGLSLIKVVDNGLGIDEEDLPLTVQRFATSKITKYEDIFSINSFGFRGEALSAISSVSDFSIKSKGNELRVSFGNIISISPAAYTNGTIVTVKNLFEKVPARHKFLKSPTSEYKEILKYIKHIALLNYNVSFKVINNGKVALNLINDNNLLDRVKKIIGEDYSFIELNFENKVKISGVVTTPDVQKFRKDSILIGVNNRAIKDNLIQQAILQAYHRKLPENRYPIAVLNIEISPDQIDVNVHPAKLFIRFYNSNLLFKDVYKAVESCLKNYDLKNNSKGTSDIPLDELNFGGVKEDEIKYTVDLSNIVDVVEINKEKNTKNNDLNLSYRQTLNKEFKIIGQLFDTVILVEYNNELWLIDQHIAHERVLYEKFMNNADFVSSVYLTEPLLISIDEELVEFCIKNQAKLAKCGIDLEQFGKNVIKINSVPSQFLNKDIEKEIKEFIKNSMESILDNDLNEPIYLNMSCKLAIKAGDKLLEEEMNDIVSNLLKCENPFTCPHGRPIVYKIKKEEIFKKFNRQ; encoded by the coding sequence ATGAGGAAAATAAATGTTTTACCTGATGATGTTGCAAATAAAATTGCAGCTGGAGAGGTAGTAGAAAGACCTTTCAATGTTGTAAAAGAGCTAGTAGAAAATTCTTTAGATGCTGGCGCCACTAAAATTGAAATAGAGTTGATTGATGGTGGGTTATCTCTAATTAAGGTTGTAGATAATGGATTAGGGATAGATGAAGAAGATTTACCTCTAACAGTTCAAAGGTTTGCTACAAGCAAAATTACAAAATATGAAGATATTTTCTCTATAAACAGTTTTGGATTTCGTGGAGAGGCACTTTCAGCAATAAGTTCAGTAAGTGATTTCAGTATAAAAAGTAAAGGGAATGAGTTAAGAGTAAGTTTCGGAAATATAATAAGTATATCTCCAGCAGCATATACAAATGGTACTATTGTAACAGTAAAAAATCTTTTTGAAAAAGTACCAGCTAGGCACAAATTTTTAAAATCTCCCACATCGGAATATAAAGAAATTTTAAAATATATTAAACATATAGCCTTATTAAACTATAACGTATCATTTAAAGTGATAAACAATGGAAAAGTGGCATTAAACTTAATAAACGATAACAACCTGTTAGATAGAGTAAAAAAGATTATTGGTGAAGATTATTCGTTTATTGAGCTTAATTTTGAAAATAAGGTTAAAATTAGTGGTGTAGTTACTACGCCAGATGTTCAAAAATTTAGGAAAGATAGTATCTTGATTGGAGTAAATAATAGAGCTATTAAAGATAATCTAATACAACAAGCAATTTTACAGGCATATCATAGAAAATTGCCAGAAAATAGATACCCAATCGCTGTTTTAAACATAGAAATCTCACCAGATCAAATCGATGTTAATGTTCATCCTGCTAAGCTTTTTATAAGGTTTTACAATAGTAACTTATTGTTTAAAGATGTTTATAAAGCAGTTGAAAGTTGTCTAAAAAATTATGATTTAAAGAATAACTCGAAAGGAACTTCTGATATACCTTTGGATGAGTTGAATTTCGGTGGTGTTAAAGAGGATGAAATCAAATATACAGTTGATTTATCAAATATTGTAGATGTTGTTGAAATAAATAAAGAAAAAAATACTAAAAACAATGATCTCAATTTGAGTTATAGGCAAACTCTAAATAAAGAGTTTAAAATAATTGGGCAACTTTTTGATACAGTTATATTAGTTGAGTATAATAATGAGTTATGGCTGATAGATCAGCATATAGCACATGAAAGAGTTTTATATGAGAAATTTATGAACAATGCCGATTTCGTTTCTTCGGTATACCTTACAGAACCGCTACTAATTTCCATTGATGAAGAACTTGTAGAATTTTGTATAAAAAATCAAGCAAAACTTGCAAAATGTGGCATTGACCTTGAGCAATTTGGCAAAAATGTTATCAAGATAAATTCTGTACCATCTCAATTTTTAAATAAAGATATAGAAAAAGAGATTAAAGAATTTATTAAAAACTCAATGGAAAGTATCTTAGATAATGATTTGAATGAACCCATATATTTAAATATGTCATGTAAGTTAGCCATAAAAGCAGGAGACAAACTATTAGAAGAAGAAATGAATGATATCGTTTCAAATCTTTTAAAATGTGAAAATCCTTTTACCTGCCCACATGGCAGACCAATAGTTTATAAAATAAAAAAAGAAGAAATATTTAAAAAGTTTAATCGTCAATGA
- the miaA gene encoding tRNA (adenosine(37)-N6)-dimethylallyltransferase MiaA, translating into MIPVITGPTATGKTDFVLNLAKEIDLEIINADAYQVYKYMDIGTAKPSLEERKQIKHHLIDILTPDKTYSAGDFFDNAEKLIEEILAKNKKPIIVGGTGLYVETLQKGLFKGPPRNEQIRNEFRNIIKDKGLQYLYEHLKKIDPEYALKISENDSVRIIRALEVYEILKIPFTEAHRIYHKYPKFQYKIYVFYRKRQNLYDRINKRVDTMIKFGWVDEVNNLKNMGYSKDLPSMKAIGYCEIYDYIEGKMDLDETIQKIKKRTRNFAKRQLTWFRHMQNVEWVDVENYDMKDLINKIISDYDCSI; encoded by the coding sequence ATGATTCCAGTTATAACAGGACCTACTGCTACAGGAAAAACAGATTTTGTTTTAAATCTTGCAAAGGAAATAGATTTAGAAATTATTAATGCAGATGCCTATCAAGTTTATAAATATATGGATATAGGTACTGCAAAACCATCTTTAGAAGAAAGAAAACAGATAAAACATCATTTAATAGACATTTTAACACCAGATAAAACTTACTCTGCTGGAGATTTTTTCGACAATGCAGAAAAACTAATAGAAGAGATCTTAGCTAAGAATAAAAAACCTATAATTGTTGGCGGAACGGGTCTATATGTTGAAACATTACAAAAAGGGTTATTTAAAGGTCCTCCTAGGAATGAGCAAATCAGAAATGAGTTTAGGAACATAATAAAAGATAAAGGGCTACAATATCTTTATGAGCATCTTAAAAAGATTGACCCAGAATACGCTTTAAAAATTTCAGAGAACGATTCTGTAAGGATTATAAGAGCATTAGAAGTCTATGAAATCTTAAAAATCCCTTTTACAGAAGCGCATCGTATTTATCATAAATATCCAAAATTCCAGTACAAAATTTATGTTTTTTATAGGAAACGACAAAATCTTTATGATAGAATCAATAAACGTGTTGATACCATGATTAAGTTTGGGTGGGTTGATGAAGTAAATAATTTGAAAAATATGGGATATTCAAAAGATTTACCTTCTATGAAAGCTATTGGCTACTGTGAAATCTATGATTATATCGAAGGTAAAATGGATTTGGATGAAACGATTCAAAAAATAAAAAAAAGAACTCGTAATTTTGCAAAAAGACAACTCACTTGGTTTAGACATATGCAAAATGTTGAATGGGTAGATGTGGAAAATTACGATATGAAAGATTTAATAAACAAGATAATATCAGACTATGATTGTAGTATATAA
- a CDS encoding homoserine dehydrogenase, giving the protein MHSVNVGIIGYGTVGSGTVEVLIDNKETIKQKTGIEINITKIADLRIDKIQDKYLDQIPFKTKDAYEIINDDNIDIVVELIGGYEPAKTFIMDSLKNQKHVVTANKALLAVDGLDIFKLSDEKGVYLGFEGSVGGGIPIIRVIKEDLAANNIKEIYGIINGTANYILTKMEQDKKEFDEVLKEAQQLGYAEADPTFDVEGIDTAHKITILSTLAFNTIVPFDKVFVEGISKIKQVDIDFANKLGCKIKLLAIAKKHENDIEVRVHPTMIPNRYILSKVVDVFNAIYLISDKVDRTIHYGRGAGAKPTGSAVAGDIIDIARKLVSGCQKTVSTLGFTGKYTQYYPIKDINDIRSSFYLRFNALDKPGVLSKIAGILGKYGISISSAIQPGESSPGDVVPLVFMTHETLGRNVNNAVNEIDSLDVVKDKTVVIRVEGKK; this is encoded by the coding sequence ATGCATTCGGTTAATGTTGGGATAATCGGTTATGGCACTGTTGGTAGCGGAACTGTAGAAGTTTTAATAGATAACAAAGAAACCATAAAACAAAAAACAGGGATTGAAATTAATATTACAAAAATTGCTGATTTAAGAATTGATAAGATTCAAGATAAATATTTAGATCAAATCCCTTTTAAAACAAAAGATGCTTATGAAATAATTAATGATGATAATATAGATATTGTTGTTGAGCTAATTGGTGGATATGAGCCCGCAAAAACCTTTATTATGGATTCATTAAAAAATCAAAAACATGTTGTTACAGCTAATAAAGCATTACTTGCTGTAGATGGATTAGACATTTTTAAACTTTCTGATGAAAAAGGTGTATATTTAGGCTTTGAGGGTAGTGTTGGAGGAGGTATCCCTATTATTAGGGTTATAAAAGAAGATTTAGCTGCAAATAATATCAAAGAGATATATGGAATAATTAATGGTACTGCAAATTATATTTTAACCAAAATGGAGCAAGATAAAAAGGAGTTTGATGAAGTTTTAAAAGAAGCTCAACAGCTTGGATATGCAGAAGCTGATCCAACTTTTGACGTAGAAGGGATTGATACCGCTCATAAAATCACTATTCTCTCCACATTAGCTTTCAACACAATTGTACCTTTTGATAAAGTTTTTGTTGAAGGGATATCAAAGATAAAACAGGTAGATATAGATTTTGCAAATAAATTGGGGTGTAAAATAAAGCTTCTTGCAATTGCTAAAAAACATGAAAATGATATTGAAGTGAGAGTACATCCAACAATGATACCAAATAGATATATTTTATCCAAGGTAGTGGATGTCTTTAATGCTATTTACCTTATTTCTGATAAAGTGGATAGAACAATTCATTATGGTAGAGGTGCAGGAGCAAAACCCACTGGTAGCGCAGTTGCTGGAGATATAATAGATATAGCTAGAAAACTCGTTTCTGGATGTCAAAAAACAGTTTCTACATTAGGGTTTACTGGGAAATATACACAATATTACCCAATAAAAGATATAAATGATATTAGATCATCATTTTATCTTAGGTTCAACGCTTTGGATAAACCAGGAGTTTTATCTAAAATTGCCGGTATTCTTGGCAAATATGGAATCAGTATCAGCTCGGCAATCCAACCTGGAGAAAGCTCACCAGGTGATGTTGTTCCTCTTGTTTTTATGACTCATGAAACTCTTGGTAGAAATGTAAATAATGCAGTAAATGAAATAGATAGTTTAGATGTTGTAAAAGATAAGACTGTAGTAATAAGAGTAGAAGGGAAGAAATAA